A stretch of Chitinophaga caeni DNA encodes these proteins:
- a CDS encoding Na+/H+ antiporter, producing MIGNFTFYLSLIVLLVLIIMLANKIKVAYPVLLVITGLAVSFIPGLPPFHIDPELIFIIFLPPLLYEAAWAISWKELWHWRRIVGSFAFIVVFFTATAVAIVSNKIIPGFSLAMGFLLGGIVSPPDAVSAGSILKFVKVPRRVSSILEGESLMNDASSLIIFQFAMIAVGTGQFIWYNAAASFVWMVVGGIGIGLLVGWIFMKIHKNLPTDTNMDIILSIVAPYVMYLVAEELHSSGVMAVVSGGLLLSNKRHEFLSSSSRLRGVNVWQSLVFVLNGLVFILIGLDLSEIRAGLATEGVSLSQAIGYGLLISAVLILVRIIAAYGAVITTLIARNFITVADASNPGIRVPFILGWTGMRGVVSLAAALSIPVQMDNGLLFPQRNLILFITFIVILTTLLVQGLTLPVIIKKIGLPVYKDYLPEEESVEILRKGVAGHGYNFLTTEYSEQLSKHPFLQQLADKLRGKSSDEIDYAVTGESREIYLEVISKQRQWLLELGHSKDKHDEEVIRNYLLQLDIEEERIRLS from the coding sequence ATGATCGGGAATTTCACATTTTATTTAAGTTTAATTGTTCTGCTGGTTTTAATTATCATGCTGGCAAATAAGATTAAGGTCGCATACCCTGTATTATTAGTTATTACGGGACTGGCTGTTAGCTTTATTCCGGGGCTGCCGCCATTCCATATAGACCCGGAGTTGATATTCATCATTTTTTTACCGCCCCTGCTTTACGAGGCAGCTTGGGCTATATCCTGGAAAGAACTGTGGCACTGGCGAAGGATAGTAGGCAGCTTTGCATTCATCGTTGTTTTTTTTACCGCTACGGCAGTTGCCATTGTTTCCAATAAAATAATTCCCGGATTCTCGTTAGCGATGGGTTTCTTGCTGGGTGGTATCGTTTCCCCGCCGGATGCAGTGAGTGCAGGTTCCATCCTGAAATTCGTAAAAGTGCCGCGCCGCGTATCTTCTATCTTGGAAGGAGAGAGTTTGATGAACGATGCTTCTTCGCTAATCATATTCCAATTTGCAATGATCGCGGTTGGAACAGGACAATTTATTTGGTACAACGCAGCGGCGAGTTTCGTTTGGATGGTAGTAGGTGGCATCGGGATCGGGCTGCTAGTGGGATGGATTTTCATGAAAATTCATAAGAACTTGCCAACCGACACGAATATGGACATTATACTATCGATCGTTGCCCCTTACGTGATGTACCTGGTTGCGGAGGAATTACATAGCTCCGGTGTGATGGCCGTTGTAAGTGGTGGCTTATTACTTTCGAATAAACGGCATGAATTTTTGAGCAGCAGCTCCCGTTTGAGGGGCGTAAATGTATGGCAAAGCTTGGTATTCGTGTTAAATGGACTGGTATTTATATTAATCGGCTTAGATCTTTCGGAGATCAGGGCAGGCTTAGCTACGGAAGGTGTCAGTTTAAGCCAGGCGATCGGTTACGGTTTATTGATAAGCGCTGTATTGATATTGGTGAGGATTATCGCGGCATATGGCGCCGTGATTACGACGCTGATCGCGAGGAATTTTATAACGGTGGCAGACGCCAGTAACCCAGGCATTAGGGTGCCTTTTATCCTGGGATGGACGGGGATGCGCGGTGTCGTTTCTTTGGCGGCAGCATTATCAATCCCCGTACAGATGGACAATGGTTTACTTTTTCCGCAGCGTAACCTGATTCTGTTTATTACATTTATCGTCATTCTGACCACCTTGCTCGTTCAAGGACTAACCTTGCCGGTGATCATTAAAAAGATCGGTTTGCCGGTTTATAAAGATTACTTACCGGAAGAAGAATCGGTCGAAATATTACGCAAAGGAGTAGCCGGCCATGGCTATAACTTTTTGACAACGGAATATAGTGAGCAATTGTCGAAGCACCCGTTCCTGCAACAACTAGCGGATAAGTTGCGGGGTAAAAGCAGCGATGAAATAGATTATGCGGTAACCGGGGAAAGCAGGGAAATTTATCTCGAGGTAATTAGTAAACAACGGCAATGGTTACTGGAATTGGGACATTCTAAGGATAAGCATGATGAAGAGGTGATCCGTAATTATTTGTTGCAATTGGATATAGAGGAGGAACGCATCAGGCTAAGCTAG
- a CDS encoding AraC family transcriptional regulator, whose translation MPRIILLTDFTEDYANGLLKGIVNYSKGRGSWVLCKMPLSYREVHEVEGVLEWALKWKADGIIAQFYNSDNVKIFQENGIAAIAQDFKQRFTDIPNITGDHYLAGKMGAAYFIKKGFQHFGFYGFKGIVWSEERCEGFKNELEKNGFHDRFFEYQNEESTDLWYYESAPLMDWLRNLPKPAAVMTCDDHQGHHIIEVCNQAGIQIPDEIAVLGVDNDEIICTLSDPQLSSIHQDVEQGGYEAARLMESMIERPGDLHDDVIVNPTHIVTRKSTDVYATQDAQISIVLKYIHQNLDRKLNVNELLKLVPLSRRLLESRFKNATNYSIYSYILNLKIEKFAEKLLETNSPIVEIAIEMGFIEYKNISRQFKAKMGCTPTEYRSRYAVNN comes from the coding sequence ATGCCGCGGATTATCTTGCTAACTGATTTTACCGAAGATTATGCCAATGGACTTCTGAAAGGAATCGTGAATTACTCCAAGGGTAGGGGATCTTGGGTGTTATGTAAAATGCCGTTGTCGTACCGGGAAGTACACGAAGTGGAAGGCGTTTTGGAATGGGCATTGAAATGGAAGGCCGATGGGATCATCGCGCAGTTTTATAATAGCGACAATGTTAAAATCTTTCAAGAAAACGGTATTGCCGCCATTGCGCAAGATTTTAAACAGCGGTTTACCGATATTCCCAATATCACGGGAGATCATTACCTGGCGGGTAAGATGGGGGCGGCTTATTTTATCAAGAAAGGATTCCAGCACTTCGGCTTTTACGGTTTTAAAGGGATCGTTTGGTCGGAAGAACGTTGTGAAGGGTTTAAGAACGAATTGGAGAAAAACGGGTTCCACGACCGATTTTTCGAATATCAAAATGAAGAATCCACGGATTTATGGTATTATGAATCGGCGCCGCTGATGGATTGGTTGCGTAACTTACCCAAGCCGGCCGCGGTCATGACCTGCGATGATCACCAGGGGCATCATATTATCGAAGTTTGCAACCAGGCGGGCATCCAAATTCCCGATGAAATCGCCGTTCTAGGTGTGGATAATGATGAAATCATCTGCACATTATCCGATCCGCAGCTTTCTTCTATTCACCAAGATGTTGAGCAAGGCGGCTACGAGGCAGCCCGGTTGATGGAAAGCATGATCGAAAGACCAGGTGATCTGCATGATGACGTGATCGTAAACCCCACCCATATCGTTACCCGTAAGTCAACAGATGTGTATGCCACGCAAGATGCACAGATATCGATCGTATTGAAATACATCCACCAAAACTTGGATCGCAAGCTGAATGTAAACGAGTTATTGAAATTGGTGCCGCTTTCCCGGCGCTTGTTGGAATCCCGTTTTAAAAATGCCACGAATTACTCGATCTATTCTTATATCCTCAATCTGAAAATAGAAAAGTTTGCAGAAAAATTATTAGAAACGAACAGCCCGATAGTCGAGATCGCGATAGAAATGGGTTTCATAGAGTACAAAAATATTTCCCGTCAATTTAAAGCAAAGATGGGTTGCACTCCTACCGAATACCGGTCGCGTTATGCCGTTAATAATTAA
- a CDS encoding glycoside hydrolase family 2 protein translates to MKKNLFLLAVAGICSWCHPDVSAQQKTNAHGEILLSGNWKIQSAAKVHDDGKKLSTSQGNTVNWFPANVPSTVMATLTANGLYKDIFLADNYKKADRSAFDTSWWYRTSFALPLEPNKRVHLVFDGISYRANIWINGKLIAPKTQVYGSFCRYSFDITGVAKPENFLAVEVFRAQKGEPNIGFVDWNPRPLDESMGLFRDVKVVITGDIGIENSWVKTIVDTATLKSAQLTVQTELVNYSDHPVNGTLELKLEGKHYSKPVSLAAKQRQLVKIDPAQMKALSITNPRLWWSHDLGKPELYQLNLAFVSGNKTSDRKTVTFGIRQIDTYFTGEGHRGYKLNGKKVFIKGAGWTDDIFLRDTPGSNERQVRYVKDMNLNTIRFENIWGTSQNIYDLCDQYGILALVGWSCQWEWEGYLGIPDDDFGCIRSEHDINLLTRYFEDQVKWLRNHPAIIAWYGGSDKLLRPELERRYLSFLKENDNRPYIGSAKGLKSDVTGPTGMKMLGPYEYVGPNYWFIDDKLGGAYGFNTETGTGAQLPVLESIEKMIPPDQLWPIGATWDAHCTTSSTALNSLKVLTKVMDAKYGAAVNLEDYINKAHLLGYESTKSMFEAFRVKQPKTTGVIQWMLNSAWPSMYWQLYDYYGIPTPTYYGVKKANQPAQLIYNYKDQGIYFVNESTVALKGAKAIVEVFSYDSKRLLKEKIDISGSSELARKIFTLDKMDRNTFLSLKLVDGKGKLITDNFYTLSSGQDVYDWENSDWVGSPMLSYASFKELNELPSASLEKELMTAPGNRMLQVKIKNTGENIAFFVNLKLKDAQGNIIVPVTWSDNYFTILPGEARIVECKLPMDMEKLGATSIQLAAWNVRPWIIAMN, encoded by the coding sequence ATGAAGAAGAACTTGTTTTTACTGGCGGTAGCAGGGATCTGCTCCTGGTGCCACCCGGATGTATCGGCGCAGCAGAAGACAAATGCTCATGGAGAAATACTACTCTCCGGTAATTGGAAAATCCAGAGTGCCGCCAAGGTACATGATGATGGCAAGAAATTATCTACATCGCAAGGGAATACTGTCAACTGGTTCCCGGCAAATGTACCCTCAACCGTCATGGCTACCTTGACGGCTAATGGACTATACAAGGATATTTTCCTGGCGGATAACTATAAAAAGGCGGATCGCTCGGCATTTGATACATCTTGGTGGTATCGAACAAGTTTCGCTTTACCCCTGGAGCCAAACAAACGTGTTCACCTGGTATTTGATGGTATTTCTTACCGCGCTAATATCTGGATCAACGGCAAATTGATTGCACCTAAAACGCAAGTGTACGGCTCCTTCTGCCGTTACAGTTTCGATATTACCGGTGTCGCCAAACCGGAAAATTTCCTGGCAGTCGAAGTATTCCGTGCTCAGAAAGGGGAACCGAATATCGGTTTCGTAGATTGGAATCCCCGGCCGCTCGATGAAAGCATGGGGCTTTTCCGCGATGTAAAAGTCGTAATTACCGGGGATATTGGCATTGAGAATAGCTGGGTGAAGACGATCGTTGACACCGCTACTTTAAAATCCGCACAACTAACGGTTCAAACCGAACTAGTCAATTATAGCGATCATCCCGTGAACGGGACTTTGGAATTGAAGTTGGAAGGAAAACATTATTCTAAGCCGGTCAGCCTTGCCGCGAAACAAAGACAATTGGTTAAGATCGATCCCGCGCAGATGAAGGCTTTATCAATCACGAATCCGCGCCTTTGGTGGAGCCATGATCTTGGCAAACCTGAATTATACCAACTTAACCTGGCATTCGTATCCGGTAATAAAACAAGCGACCGTAAAACTGTCACCTTCGGTATACGGCAGATCGATACCTATTTTACTGGGGAAGGACATCGCGGTTATAAGTTGAATGGAAAGAAAGTGTTCATTAAGGGCGCCGGGTGGACGGATGATATATTCCTGCGTGATACGCCGGGATCCAACGAGCGGCAAGTACGGTACGTGAAAGATATGAACCTGAATACGATCCGTTTTGAAAACATCTGGGGAACTTCTCAAAACATTTATGACCTCTGCGATCAATACGGCATCCTTGCATTGGTTGGATGGAGCTGCCAATGGGAATGGGAAGGCTACTTGGGCATACCGGACGATGATTTCGGTTGCATCCGCTCCGAACACGATATCAATTTGCTGACGCGGTATTTTGAAGACCAGGTAAAATGGTTGAGAAATCATCCCGCTATCATCGCTTGGTATGGTGGTAGTGATAAATTGTTAAGGCCGGAATTGGAGCGGCGCTATTTATCCTTCTTAAAAGAGAACGATAATCGCCCGTATATCGGTTCCGCCAAGGGTTTGAAAAGCGACGTAACCGGCCCCACGGGCATGAAGATGCTCGGACCCTATGAATATGTAGGACCCAATTATTGGTTTATTGATGACAAATTGGGCGGTGCGTATGGATTCAATACGGAAACCGGGACCGGGGCGCAATTACCTGTTCTGGAGTCTATAGAAAAGATGATCCCCCCGGATCAGCTTTGGCCAATCGGCGCTACATGGGATGCTCATTGCACCACATCATCTACGGCATTGAACAGCCTGAAAGTTTTGACCAAGGTCATGGATGCTAAATACGGCGCTGCTGTTAACCTGGAAGATTATATCAATAAAGCGCACTTGTTAGGCTACGAATCTACTAAGAGCATGTTCGAAGCTTTCCGCGTGAAGCAACCGAAAACAACGGGTGTTATTCAATGGATGTTGAACTCGGCCTGGCCGTCGATGTATTGGCAACTCTATGATTATTACGGTATACCCACCCCGACCTATTACGGGGTGAAAAAAGCAAACCAACCGGCACAATTGATTTATAATTATAAAGATCAAGGTATTTATTTCGTCAATGAATCAACAGTTGCTCTCAAAGGAGCTAAGGCGATCGTGGAAGTATTCTCTTACGATTCAAAGCGTTTATTGAAGGAAAAGATTGATATTTCAGGCTCATCGGAACTGGCCAGGAAAATATTTACCCTCGATAAAATGGATCGGAACACTTTCCTTTCATTGAAGTTGGTTGATGGGAAAGGTAAATTGATAACGGATAATTTTTATACCCTTTCTTCCGGCCAAGATGTTTATGATTGGGAAAATTCGGATTGGGTAGGCTCGCCCATGTTATCTTATGCTAGCTTTAAAGAATTAAACGAACTGCCAAGCGCCAGCTTGGAAAAGGAGCTGATGACTGCACCGGGTAACCGTATGTTACAGGTAAAGATTAAAAATACCGGGGAAAACATAGCCTTCTTCGTAAACTTGAAATTGAAGGATGCGCAAGGTAATATCATTGTTCCCGTTACCTGGTCGGATAATTATTTCACTATTTTGCCAGGAGAAGCTAGGATCGTGGAGTGCAAGTTGCCGATGGATATGGAAAAGTTAGGCGCAACCTCTATCCAGCTTGCAGCTTGGAATGTGCGTCCATGGATAATTGCAATGAATTAG
- a CDS encoding ROK family protein → MMLGIDLGGSNVRIGQISDGKVVKKIVEPSMAGLSLEDSLAYFKKLIRGMMTDDIEGIGIGVPSVVDIARGIVYNVANIPAWQEVPLKEILSATFNVPVFINNDSNCFVLGEKEFGIGREFKDVVGVTLGTGVGAGIIINDQLYAGKNSGAGEIGCIPYLEATLEHYCGSEFFKLHNTTGMIAAEKALEGELGLWKEFGKHIGVLMQTILFAYDPQLIIIGGGIAGAFPYFSDEMYTIMESFPYPETIKNIQIKVSRNADIGILGAGALVVNKIEMY, encoded by the coding sequence ATGATGTTAGGTATTGATCTAGGTGGAAGTAATGTCAGGATCGGGCAGATAAGTGATGGGAAAGTGGTTAAAAAAATCGTGGAGCCAAGTATGGCTGGTTTGTCATTGGAAGATTCGTTAGCGTATTTTAAGAAATTAATCCGCGGCATGATGACGGATGATATCGAAGGAATTGGAATCGGGGTGCCTTCGGTAGTAGACATCGCCAGGGGTATTGTTTATAATGTAGCCAATATTCCCGCTTGGCAAGAAGTTCCTTTGAAAGAGATTTTATCCGCAACATTCAATGTACCGGTATTCATCAATAATGATTCGAATTGCTTCGTATTAGGTGAAAAAGAATTTGGGATCGGCCGGGAATTTAAAGATGTAGTGGGAGTGACGCTAGGAACCGGTGTCGGTGCGGGGATCATCATCAATGATCAATTATACGCGGGAAAGAATAGCGGGGCAGGAGAAATAGGTTGTATTCCATACCTCGAAGCAACCTTGGAGCATTATTGCGGAAGCGAATTTTTTAAGTTGCATAATACGACCGGGATGATCGCCGCGGAGAAAGCCTTGGAAGGAGAACTGGGCCTTTGGAAAGAATTTGGGAAGCATATCGGGGTATTAATGCAAACGATCCTGTTTGCTTACGATCCGCAGCTTATTATTATCGGTGGCGGAATTGCTGGTGCTTTCCCTTATTTTTCGGATGAAATGTATACCATCATGGAAAGTTTCCCTTACCCGGAGACGATTAAAAATATTCAGATCAAAGTTTCCCGTAACGCGGATATCGGTATTTTGGGTGCGGGCGCTTTAGTTGTAAACAAGATTGAAATGTATTAA
- a CDS encoding RagB/SusD family nutrient uptake outer membrane protein, whose translation MKRIIIIMIAAVSLVACNKFLDTENLTEKDTSNYPGNQDEVNNLLTGVYAAARAMEMDENARCAFVVGEVLSDDRFGGGGPDDKDWANLEKFVLSDPNMFRDTWSNAYRSIFRVNMLLRSLDMITWDSEASRSYVEGQAYFLRAYSYFYLAKLFGTAPLVLSPDPENLPRASADELFGQIAADLKMAIEKMPNTPKVAERGRASKWAAEALMGRAYLFYSGYYKNETINLPGGGTMGKTEVVNYLDDCITHSGYDLYPDFRNLWPYSNLLSKRDGYPYSIDNDLQWAGESGGNYETIFAFQNAAKVTWDNVGDCNRINLYFSPREQDEAGIFPYGKGWGFGPVNPQLWNNWPQNDPRKKGSIIDVTDADNEMPAYQWAADHQQHESGLWQKKYIAVNVKKDGGFVNYSKELYGEMVNDDYQINNTQDLVIIRFADVLLMAAELKKDAAPLNLVRQRVGLGAVAYSDNALRNERRWELAFEGLRYFDLMRWGIAAQALNNQNGVEIQNDGVPTNLDLGDQVGRFNETGGFMPIPEAEIQLSSGVLKQTPGWE comes from the coding sequence ATGAAAAGAATCATCATCATAATGATTGCAGCCGTCTCCTTGGTGGCCTGTAACAAATTCTTAGATACGGAGAACCTCACCGAAAAGGATACATCCAACTATCCCGGGAACCAGGATGAGGTTAATAATTTACTCACCGGCGTATATGCCGCTGCCCGCGCCATGGAAATGGACGAAAATGCGCGTTGCGCGTTTGTGGTAGGAGAGGTGCTTTCGGACGACCGCTTCGGTGGCGGTGGGCCGGATGATAAGGATTGGGCCAACCTCGAAAAATTTGTATTGTCGGATCCGAACATGTTCCGCGATACCTGGTCAAACGCATATAGAAGCATCTTCCGGGTAAACATGTTGTTGAGATCCCTGGATATGATTACTTGGGATAGCGAGGCCTCCCGTTCGTACGTTGAAGGACAAGCTTATTTCCTGAGAGCCTATTCTTATTTCTACCTAGCCAAGTTATTCGGAACGGCGCCGCTAGTACTCTCACCCGATCCAGAAAACCTGCCGAGAGCCAGTGCAGATGAACTTTTTGGCCAGATCGCTGCCGATTTGAAAATGGCTATCGAAAAGATGCCAAACACCCCTAAAGTAGCTGAAAGAGGCAGGGCCAGTAAATGGGCGGCCGAAGCATTGATGGGCAGGGCTTACCTGTTCTATTCCGGGTATTATAAGAATGAAACCATCAACTTACCGGGTGGCGGTACCATGGGTAAAACAGAGGTTGTTAATTATTTAGACGATTGCATTACTCATAGCGGCTATGACCTTTACCCGGATTTTCGCAATTTATGGCCTTATAGCAACTTGCTTTCTAAAAGGGATGGCTATCCTTACTCTATTGATAATGATCTGCAATGGGCCGGGGAAAGTGGTGGTAACTATGAAACCATCTTCGCTTTTCAAAATGCTGCGAAAGTGACTTGGGATAACGTGGGAGATTGTAACCGCATCAACTTATATTTTTCTCCCCGTGAGCAGGATGAAGCGGGTATCTTCCCTTATGGAAAAGGTTGGGGTTTTGGCCCGGTAAACCCGCAATTATGGAATAACTGGCCACAAAACGATCCGCGTAAAAAAGGCTCTATCATCGATGTTACCGACGCAGATAACGAAATGCCGGCTTACCAATGGGCTGCCGATCATCAACAGCACGAATCCGGCCTTTGGCAAAAGAAATACATCGCCGTAAACGTGAAAAAGGACGGTGGATTCGTGAATTATAGTAAAGAATTATACGGCGAAATGGTAAATGATGATTATCAAATCAATAATACCCAGGACCTGGTGATTATCCGCTTTGCGGATGTATTGTTGATGGCTGCCGAATTGAAAAAAGATGCCGCACCTCTAAACCTCGTGCGCCAAAGAGTAGGCTTGGGCGCCGTTGCATATTCGGATAATGCGCTCCGCAACGAACGCCGCTGGGAATTGGCTTTCGAAGGTTTGCGCTATTTTGACCTGATGCGTTGGGGCATTGCTGCACAAGCCTTGAACAATCAAAACGGTGTAGAAATTCAAAATGATGGTGTACCAACCAACCTGGATCTAGGCGACCAAGTGGGACGATTCAATGAAACGGGTGGTTTTATGCCCATCCCTGAAGCGGAAATTCAACTTTCATCCGGCGTTTTAAAGCAAACACCTGGTTGGGAATAA
- a CDS encoding SusC/RagA family TonB-linked outer membrane protein, translated as MKTLQMLHESRGVMISIRLLMIMISLLAIPPSMYAAGGKYMELSPRQSRTVKGTVSNASGERLIGVNILLKGTSKGTVTDAQGAFSMEVPSNDAVLIFSYIGFKAKEIQVGTQTNLSIVLDADLGNLDEVVVMGYGTQKKKLVTGATVQVKGEELRKLNTVNPLGALQSQAPGVNITQSSGMPGEGFKVVIRGLGTVGDASPLYIIDGSPGGDINSINPADIESIDVLKDAASAAIYGSRAANGVVLVTTKQGKAGKMKIFIDGFYGAQNVYRMPQVLNAQQYAVIVNEARLMDGLTPYDFAADVPDWDKIANGSWKGTNWLDLSRNKNAPTQNYTLNFSGGNEQSVYSVGFGFTSQEGILGKPAQPDYERYTARINSEHTLYKHNDRAIVKLGENLLYSFVQNNGIAIGDMWYNDVRNLIKTNPFLPNLDENGEYHYAIPWEIRTANPIAQMDVRSKNLNKNHNLKANIFLNIEPVKGLVLNSNFGYTLNAGSYRSFNPKYSFSSTVFNTLESVSQSMWAGMSYTWQNTLTYQFSLREKHNFNAMVGQSLEQYGLGESLNAANGNPIFHDFKHAYISNAPLTEINAATSMGGTPWGKSSIASFFGRVNYDYADKYMLSLVLRADGSSNFAEGNRWGYFPSVSAGWIMTSEPFMQKISTAVNFLKLRASWGQNGNQSIAPFQYLSPISNNAQYTFGDDKTVPLIGSYPRILPNEDVSWEVSEQTNIGLDARFLNSRLGLAFDYYIKKTKDWLVVAPQLASYGTGAPYINGGDIENKGIELAVDWKDHIGAFQYGVNANMAYNKNKVTRLANSEGIIHGGTDVLFQGSTESYRAQVGYPVGFFYGYQTAGIFQTQQEVDEYKGAKLDGTREGDVIWVDRDGDGEITPNDRGMIGNPHPDFLVGLGLNASYKGFDISIQMRGVFGNQILRSYRSWSDSPKDNFTADIFDRWHGAGTSNRFPRLSTNVHTNRQYVSDLYMEDGDYVRMQNITIGYDLCRLFPRTFLQKAHVYVGAQNLFTITKYPGMDPEIGYGAGQGWVSGIDLGFYPSPRTYMVGINLNF; from the coding sequence ATGAAAACTCTACAAATGCTGCACGAATCACGGGGAGTTATGATCAGCATCCGCTTGCTTATGATCATGATTTCGCTACTCGCGATTCCCCCTTCCATGTACGCCGCGGGCGGTAAATACATGGAACTATCCCCCCGGCAATCAAGAACCGTCAAAGGTACGGTAAGCAATGCTTCCGGCGAACGATTGATCGGGGTCAACATCTTGTTAAAAGGTACTTCTAAAGGAACGGTGACCGATGCACAAGGCGCCTTTAGCATGGAAGTTCCTTCTAATGATGCCGTTTTAATATTCTCTTACATCGGGTTTAAAGCAAAGGAAATCCAGGTAGGTACGCAAACAAACCTCAGCATCGTATTGGATGCCGACCTGGGTAATTTGGATGAGGTGGTGGTGATGGGTTACGGTACCCAAAAGAAAAAATTAGTGACGGGCGCCACTGTCCAAGTGAAAGGCGAGGAGTTACGCAAGTTAAATACGGTGAACCCTTTAGGCGCTTTACAAAGCCAGGCGCCGGGTGTAAACATTACCCAATCTTCCGGTATGCCGGGGGAAGGTTTTAAGGTCGTAATACGTGGTCTCGGCACCGTGGGCGATGCCAGCCCCCTTTATATCATCGACGGTTCTCCCGGGGGTGATATTAATAGTATTAACCCGGCTGATATCGAATCTATCGACGTTCTAAAAGATGCTGCCTCTGCTGCGATTTACGGTTCCAGGGCTGCCAACGGGGTAGTATTAGTTACTACGAAACAAGGGAAGGCCGGAAAGATGAAGATCTTTATCGATGGGTTTTACGGGGCACAGAATGTATACCGCATGCCGCAGGTATTGAATGCACAGCAATATGCGGTGATCGTGAACGAAGCCAGGTTGATGGATGGACTTACTCCTTACGATTTTGCTGCCGATGTTCCCGACTGGGATAAAATTGCGAACGGCTCGTGGAAAGGAACGAATTGGTTGGACCTTTCCCGTAATAAAAATGCGCCGACACAGAACTATACGCTGAACTTTAGCGGTGGTAACGAACAATCTGTTTATTCCGTTGGTTTCGGATTTACTTCCCAGGAGGGTATCTTGGGAAAACCCGCGCAACCGGATTACGAGCGTTATACCGCCAGGATCAACTCGGAGCATACGCTGTACAAACATAATGATCGCGCTATCGTGAAATTGGGTGAGAACCTGTTGTATTCTTTCGTTCAGAACAACGGTATCGCTATTGGTGATATGTGGTATAATGATGTTCGTAACCTGATCAAAACAAACCCTTTCCTTCCGAATTTAGATGAGAACGGGGAATACCATTACGCGATTCCTTGGGAAATCAGGACAGCCAACCCCATCGCCCAGATGGATGTGCGCTCAAAAAATTTAAATAAGAATCACAACCTGAAAGCCAATATATTCTTAAACATCGAACCGGTCAAAGGCTTGGTGTTGAACTCGAATTTTGGTTATACGCTCAATGCGGGAAGTTACCGCAGCTTTAACCCGAAATATAGCTTCTCTTCTACGGTATTTAATACTTTGGAATCCGTTTCGCAAAGCATGTGGGCCGGGATGAGCTATACTTGGCAAAATACGCTGACGTACCAATTTTCTTTGAGAGAGAAGCACAACTTCAACGCGATGGTAGGACAATCATTAGAACAATACGGGCTCGGTGAAAGTTTGAATGCAGCTAATGGTAATCCTATTTTTCATGATTTTAAACATGCGTATATCAGCAATGCGCCATTGACGGAAATCAATGCCGCTACTTCGATGGGCGGGACGCCTTGGGGTAAAAGCTCTATCGCTTCTTTCTTCGGTCGCGTGAACTACGATTATGCTGATAAATATATGCTCTCCCTGGTATTACGCGCTGATGGTTCTTCTAACTTCGCGGAAGGCAACCGCTGGGGGTATTTCCCTTCCGTGTCCGCTGGTTGGATCATGACTTCTGAACCTTTCATGCAAAAAATTTCTACCGCGGTTAATTTCTTGAAATTAAGGGCCAGCTGGGGACAAAATGGTAACCAGTCCATAGCGCCATTCCAATACTTATCTCCGATATCTAATAATGCGCAATACACTTTCGGGGATGATAAAACGGTTCCGTTAATTGGTTCTTACCCCAGGATTTTACCGAATGAAGATGTTAGCTGGGAAGTTTCCGAGCAAACCAATATCGGCTTGGATGCGCGTTTCTTGAATAGTCGCCTGGGACTTGCCTTCGATTACTATATCAAGAAAACGAAAGATTGGTTGGTCGTTGCACCGCAATTAGCTTCTTACGGCACGGGAGCACCTTATATTAACGGTGGAGATATCGAGAATAAAGGTATCGAGCTAGCCGTAGATTGGAAAGATCATATCGGTGCCTTCCAATACGGGGTAAATGCCAACATGGCTTATAATAAGAACAAGGTAACCCGCCTGGCCAATTCGGAAGGAATCATTCACGGTGGAACGGACGTTCTCTTCCAAGGTTCTACCGAGAGTTACCGCGCGCAGGTCGGCTACCCGGTTGGTTTCTTCTATGGTTACCAAACTGCCGGGATCTTCCAAACACAGCAAGAAGTGGATGAATATAAAGGTGCCAAGTTGGATGGAACGCGCGAAGGGGATGTTATTTGGGTAGACCGCGACGGTGACGGCGAAATCACGCCAAACGATCGTGGTATGATCGGAAACCCGCATCCCGATTTCTTGGTAGGCTTGGGTTTAAATGCCAGCTATAAGGGATTCGATATCAGTATTCAAATGCGCGGTGTTTTCGGGAATCAAATTTTAAGGTCATACCGTTCCTGGAGTGATTCCCCGAAGGATAATTTCACTGCCGACATATTCGACCGTTGGCACGGCGCCGGGACCTCCAACAGGTTCCCTAGGCTTAGTACGAATGTGCATACCAACAGGCAATACGTTTCTGATTTGTACATGGAAGACGGGGATTACGTGCGGATGCAAAATATCACCATAGGATATGATTTATGCAGGTTGTTCCCGCGTACTTTCTTACAAAAGGCACATGTGTACGTGGGTGCGCAAAACCTGTTCACGATCACCAAGTACCCCGGTATGGATCCCGAAATCGGTTATGGTGCAGGGCAAGGATGGGTTTCTGGAATCGATCTTGGTTTTTATCCAAGCCCTAGAACCTATATGGTGGGTATTAATCTGAACTTCTAA